A genomic segment from Streptomyces sp. NBC_01233 encodes:
- a CDS encoding HIT family protein, producing MLAAMTIEPEQQIGVGTQDAFQRLWTPHRMAYIQGENKPTGPEAGDGCPFCGIPEMSDQDGLVVGRGKHVYAVLNLYPYNGGHLMVVPYRHVADYTELDALETAELADLTKRAMVALRKASGAHGFNIGMNQGVAAGAGIAAHLHQHIVPRWGGDTNFMPVVGHTKVLPQLLADTRQMLADAWPVG from the coding sequence ATGCTTGCCGCCATGACGATTGAGCCGGAGCAGCAGATCGGTGTGGGCACGCAGGACGCGTTCCAGCGTCTGTGGACGCCCCACCGGATGGCCTACATCCAGGGGGAGAACAAGCCGACCGGTCCGGAGGCCGGCGACGGCTGTCCCTTCTGCGGGATTCCGGAGATGTCCGACCAGGACGGCCTGGTCGTGGGCCGCGGCAAGCACGTCTACGCGGTGCTGAACCTCTACCCGTACAACGGCGGCCACCTGATGGTCGTCCCGTACCGGCACGTCGCCGACTACACCGAGCTCGACGCCCTCGAGACGGCCGAGCTCGCGGACCTCACCAAGCGGGCGATGGTCGCGCTGCGCAAGGCCTCGGGTGCGCACGGTTTCAACATCGGCATGAACCAGGGCGTCGCGGCCGGAGCCGGCATCGCCGCGCACCTGCACCAGCACATCGTGCCCCGCTGGGGCGGGGACACGAACTTCATGCCGGTCGTCGGCCACACCAAGGTGCTGCCGCAACTGCTCGCGGACACCCGTCAGATGCTCGCGGACGCCTGGCCGGTCGGCTGA
- a CDS encoding J-domain-containing protein, translated as MTERKPPGVSFESFVDRQIRQAAERGDFENLPGYGKPLASLDAPYDELWWIKGKLHREGFAVLPPALALRKEAEDAREAALAARSERQVRDVLAAVNEKIRAALLRPPPGPPLGLTEFDVEAVLETWRESRAGRSAD; from the coding sequence GTGACGGAGCGCAAACCGCCTGGCGTCAGCTTCGAGTCCTTCGTGGACCGGCAGATCCGACAGGCCGCCGAGCGGGGCGACTTCGAGAACCTGCCCGGCTACGGCAAGCCGCTGGCCTCCCTCGACGCGCCGTACGACGAGCTGTGGTGGATCAAGGGCAAGTTGCACCGCGAGGGGTTCGCCGTCCTGCCTCCGGCGCTCGCGCTGCGCAAGGAGGCGGAGGACGCCCGGGAGGCCGCGCTCGCGGCCCGCTCCGAGCGCCAGGTGCGGGACGTCCTCGCGGCGGTCAACGAGAAGATCCGCGCCGCCCTGCTCAGGCCCCCGCCGGGACCGCCCCTGGGCCTGACCGAATTCGACGTCGAGGCCGTGCTGGAGACGTGGCGCGAGAGCCGTGCGGGCCGATCGGCCGACTGA